In a single window of the Manis pentadactyla isolate mManPen7 chromosome 14, mManPen7.hap1, whole genome shotgun sequence genome:
- the PITPNM2 gene encoding membrane-associated phosphatidylinositol transfer protein 2 isoform X6 — MIIKEYRIPLPMTVEEYRIAQLYMIQKKSRNETCGEGSGVEILENRPYTDGPGGSGQYTHKVYHVGMHIPSWFRSILPKAALRVVEESWNAYPYTRTRFTCPFVEKFSIDIETFYKTDAGENPNVFSLSPVEKNQMTIDLIDIVKDPVPPNEYKTEEDPKLFHSTKTQRGPLSDNWIEEHKQQVFPIMCAYKLCKVEFRYWGMQSKIERFIHDTGLRKVMVRAHRQAWCWQDEWFGLSMENIRELEKEAQLMLSRKMAQFSEDDDEASELDKGKATQDQAPGEPPQASSSGGEPLTGRGLKKQWSTSSKSSRSSKRGASPSRHSISEWRMQSIARDSDESSDDEFFDAHEDLSDSEEPFPEDITKWNSNDLMDKIESPEPEDTQDGLYRQSTSEFRVASSVEQLNIIEIKNKIFTLCPDSLQYLKEKRWKGRPRKPSRQK, encoded by the exons ATGATCATAAAGGAATATCGGATTCCTCTGCCGATGACTGTGGAGGAGTACCGCATCGCCCAGCTGTACATGATCCAG AAGAAGAGCCGGAACGAGACGTGTGGCGAAGGCAGTGGTGTGGAGATTTTGGAGAACCGACCGTACACAGATGGACCTGGTGGCTCTGGGCAGTACACTCACAAGGTGTACCACGTGGGCATGCACATCCCCAGCTGGTTCCggtccatcctgcccaaggcagccCTGCGGGTGGTGGAGGAGTCCTGGAATGCCTACCCCTACACCCGAACCAG GTTCACTTGCCCTTTCGTGGAGAAATTCTCCATCGACATCGAAACCTTTTATAAAACTGATGCTGGAGAAAACCCCAACGTGTTCAGCCTGTCTCCGGTTGAAAAGAACCAGATGACAATCG ACCTCATCGACATAGTCAAGGACCCTGTGCCCCCCAATGAGTATAAGACAGAAGAGGATCCCAAGCTGTTCCACTCAACCAAGACACAGCGGGGGCCCCTGTCTGACAACTGGATCGAAGAACACAAACAGCAGGTCTTCCCCATCATGTGTGCCTACAAGCTCTGCAAGGTGGAGTTCCGCTACTGGGGCATGCAGTCCAAGATCGAGAGGTTCATCCACGACACGG GCCTGCGGAAGGTGATGGTGAGGGCCCATCGGCAGGCCTGGTGCTGGCAGGACGAGTGGTTTGGGCTGAGCATGGAGAACATCCgggagctggagaaggaggcACAGCTCATGCTGTCCCGCAAGATGGCCCAGTTCAGCGAAGATGACGACGAGGCATcagagctggacaagggcaaAGCCACCCAGGACCAGGCCCCCGGCGAGCCCCCCCAGGCCAGCAGCAGCGGCGGGGAGCCCCTGACTGGCCGGGGCCTGAAGAAGCAGTGGTCCACGTCCTCCAAGTCTTCACGGTCATCCAAGCGGGGAG CAAGTCCCTCCCGCCACAGCATCTCTGAGTGGAGGATGCAGAGTATCGCCCGGGACTCAGATGAGAGCTCGGATGATGAGTTCTTCGATGCTCACG agGACCTGTCCGATTCAGAGGAACCCTTCCCCGAGGACATCACCAAGTGGAACTCCAATGACCTCATGGACAAAATCGAAAGCCCTGAGCCAGAGGACACACAGG ACGGTCTGTACCGCCAGAGCACCTCCGAGTTCAGGGTAGCCTCCAGTGTGGAGCAGCTGAACATCATTGAG ATCAAAAATAAGATCTTCACCTTATGCCCAGACTCTCTTCAGTACCTGAAGGAAAAAAGATGGAAGGGAAGGCCAAGAAAGCCATCTAGGCAGAAGTGA
- the PITPNM2 gene encoding membrane-associated phosphatidylinositol transfer protein 2 isoform X5, which yields MIIKEYRIPLPMTVEEYRIAQLYMIQKKSRNETCGEGSGVEILENRPYTDGPGGSGQYTHKVYHVGMHIPSWFRSILPKAALRVVEESWNAYPYTRTRFTCPFVEKFSIDIETFYKTDAGENPNVFSLSPVEKNQMTIDLIDIVKDPVPPNEYKTEEDPKLFHSTKTQRGPLSDNWIEEHKQQVFPIMCAYKLCKVEFRYWGMQSKIERFIHDTGLRKVMVRAHRQAWCWQDEWFGLSMENIRELEKEAQLMLSRKMAQFSEDDDEASELDKGKATQDQAPGEPPQASSSGGEPLTGRGLKKQWSTSSKSSRSSKRGASPSRHSISEWRMQSIARDSDESSDDEFFDAHEDLSDSEEPFPEDITKWNSNDLMDKIESPEPEDTQDGLYRQSTSEFRVASSVEQLNIIEDEVSPPLAGSPTKIHVLLLVLHGGTVLDAGTGDPSSKQGDANTITTVFDTVMRVHYPSALGRLAIRLVPCPPVCSDAFALISNLSPYSHDEGCLSSSQDHIPLAALPLLATSSPQYQEAVATVIQRANLAYGDFIKSQEGMTFNGQICLIGDCVGGILAFDALCYSNQPVSESQSSSRRGSVASVQDTDLLSPGVLANAGHGNSGSGGSLESSRHLSRSNIDIPRSNGTEDPKKQLPRKRSDSSTYELDTIQQHQAFLSSLHASVLKNEPSPRRSSSSTMLDGTGALGKFDFEIADLFLFGCPLGLVLALRKTVIPTLDVFQLRPACQQVYNLFHPADPSASRLEPLLERRFHTLPPFSIPRYQRYPLGDGCSTLLADALQTHNTVFQEHAAPSSPSAAPTTRGFRRASEISIASQVSGMAESYTASGIAQIAAKWWGQKRIDYALYCPDALTAFPTVALPHLFHASYWESTDVVSFLLRQVMRHDNSSILELDGKEVSVFTPSKPREKWQRRRTHVKLRNVTANHRINDSVANEDGPQVLTGRFMYGPLDMVTLTGEKVDVHIMAQPPSGEWLHLDTLVTNSSGRVSYTIPETHRLGVGVYPVKMVVRGDHTFADSYITVLPKGTEFVVFSIDGSFAASVSIMGSDPKVRAGAVDVVRHWQDLGYLIIYVTGRPDMQKQRVVAWLAQHNFPHGVVSFCDGLVHDPLRHKANFLKLLISELHLRVHAAYGSTKDVAVYSSISLSPMQIYIVGRPTKKLQQQCQFITDGYAAHLAQLKYNHRARPARNTATRMALRKGSFGLPGQGDFLRSRNHLLRTISAQPSGPSHRHERTQSQADGEQRGQRSMSMAASCWGRTTAGRLEPGAATGPK from the exons ATGATCATAAAGGAATATCGGATTCCTCTGCCGATGACTGTGGAGGAGTACCGCATCGCCCAGCTGTACATGATCCAG AAGAAGAGCCGGAACGAGACGTGTGGCGAAGGCAGTGGTGTGGAGATTTTGGAGAACCGACCGTACACAGATGGACCTGGTGGCTCTGGGCAGTACACTCACAAGGTGTACCACGTGGGCATGCACATCCCCAGCTGGTTCCggtccatcctgcccaaggcagccCTGCGGGTGGTGGAGGAGTCCTGGAATGCCTACCCCTACACCCGAACCAG GTTCACTTGCCCTTTCGTGGAGAAATTCTCCATCGACATCGAAACCTTTTATAAAACTGATGCTGGAGAAAACCCCAACGTGTTCAGCCTGTCTCCGGTTGAAAAGAACCAGATGACAATCG ACCTCATCGACATAGTCAAGGACCCTGTGCCCCCCAATGAGTATAAGACAGAAGAGGATCCCAAGCTGTTCCACTCAACCAAGACACAGCGGGGGCCCCTGTCTGACAACTGGATCGAAGAACACAAACAGCAGGTCTTCCCCATCATGTGTGCCTACAAGCTCTGCAAGGTGGAGTTCCGCTACTGGGGCATGCAGTCCAAGATCGAGAGGTTCATCCACGACACGG GCCTGCGGAAGGTGATGGTGAGGGCCCATCGGCAGGCCTGGTGCTGGCAGGACGAGTGGTTTGGGCTGAGCATGGAGAACATCCgggagctggagaaggaggcACAGCTCATGCTGTCCCGCAAGATGGCCCAGTTCAGCGAAGATGACGACGAGGCATcagagctggacaagggcaaAGCCACCCAGGACCAGGCCCCCGGCGAGCCCCCCCAGGCCAGCAGCAGCGGCGGGGAGCCCCTGACTGGCCGGGGCCTGAAGAAGCAGTGGTCCACGTCCTCCAAGTCTTCACGGTCATCCAAGCGGGGAG CAAGTCCCTCCCGCCACAGCATCTCTGAGTGGAGGATGCAGAGTATCGCCCGGGACTCAGATGAGAGCTCGGATGATGAGTTCTTCGATGCTCACG agGACCTGTCCGATTCAGAGGAACCCTTCCCCGAGGACATCACCAAGTGGAACTCCAATGACCTCATGGACAAAATCGAAAGCCCTGAGCCAGAGGACACACAGG ACGGTCTGTACCGCCAGAGCACCTCCGAGTTCAGGGTAGCCTCCAGTGTGGAGCAGCTGAACATCATTGAG GACGAGGTCAGTCCCCCGCTGGCCGGGTCACCCACCAAGATCCACGTACTGCTGCTGGTGCTTCACGGAGGCACTGTCCTGGATGCGGGTACTGGGGACCCCAGCTCCAAGCAGGGCGACGCCAACACCATCACCACCGTGTTCGACACTGTCATGCGCGTGCACTACCCCAGCGCCTTGGGCCGCCTCGCCATCCGCCTGGTGCCCTGCCCGCCTGTCTGCTCCGACGCCTTCGCCCTCATCTCCAA cctcagcccctACAGCCACGACGAAGGCTGTCTGTCCAGCAGCCAGGACCACATTCCCCTGGCTGCCCTGCCCCTGCTGGCCACCTCCTCCCCCCAGTACCAGGAGGCAGTTGCCACGGTGATTCAGCGGGCCAACCTTGCCTATGGGGACTTCATCAAGTCCCAGGAGGGCATGACCTTCAATGGGCAG ATCTGCCTGATCGGGGACTGCGTCGGGGGTATCCTGGCATTCGATGCCTTATGCTACAGCAACCAGCCTGTGTCTGAGAGTCAGAGCAGCAGCCGCCGGGGCAGTGTGGCCAGCGTGCAG GACACTGATCTGCTGTCCCCTGGCGTCCTGGCCAACGCGGGGCATGGCAACAGTGGCAGTGGTGGCAGCTTGGAGAGCAGTCGGCACCTGAGCCGCAGCAACATTGACATCCCCCGAAGCAATGGCACTGAGGACCCCAAAAAGCAGCTCCCCCGCAAGAGGAGCGACTCATCCACCTACGAGCTGGATACCATCCAGCAGCACCAGGCCTTCCTGTCTAG CCTTCATGCCAGCGTGCTGAAGAATGAGCCTAGTCCCCGCCGCTCAAGCAGCTCCACCATGCTGGATGGCACAggggccctgggcaagtttgacTTTGAGATCGCCGACCTCTTCCTCTTTGGGTGCCCGCTAGGGCTGGTCCTGGCCTTGAGGAAGACTGTCATCCCCACCCTGGATG TTTTCCAGCTGCGGCCTGCCTGCCAGCAAGTCTACAACCTCTTCCACCCTGCGGACCCATCGGCCTCACGCCTGGAGCCACTGCTGGAGCGGCGATTCCACACCCTGCCGCCTTTCAGCATCCCGCGCTACCAGCGCTACCCGCTGGGGGACGGCTGCTCTACGCTGCTGG CGGATGCACTCCAGACCCACAACACAGTCTTTCAAGAGCACGCAGCCCCCTCCTCGCCCAGCGCAGCCCCGACCACCCGAGGTTTCCGCCGAGCCAGTGAGATCAGCATCGCCAGCCAGGTGTCAGGCATGGCTGAGAGCTACACAGCATCCGGCATTGCCCAAA TTGCTGCAAAGTGGTGGGGCCAGAAGCGGATTGACTACGCCCTGTACTGCCCTGACGCCCTGACAGCCTTCCCCACCGTGGCCCTGCCCCACCTCTTCCATGCCAGCTACTGGGAGTCAACAGATGTGGTCTCCTTCCTGCTGAGACAG GTCATGAGGCATGACAATTCCAGCATCTTAGAGCTGGACGGTAAGGAGGTCTCGGTGTTCACCCCTTCCAAGCCAAGAGAGAAGTGGCAGCGCAGAAGGACCCACGTGAAGCTGCGG AATGTGACGGCCAACCACCGCATCAATGACTCTGTTGCCAATGAGGATGGCCCACAGGTTCTAACAGGCCGGTTCATGTACGGGCCCCTGGACATGGTCACCCTGACTGGGGAGAAG GTGGATGTGCACATCATGGCGCAGCCGCCCTCGGGGGAGTGGCTGCACCTGGACACACTGGTGACCAACAGCAGTGGGCGCGTCTCCTACACCATCCCTGAGACTCACCGCCTGGGCGTGGGTGTCTACCCCGTCAAGATGGTAGTCAG gGGAGACCACACGTTTGCTGACAGCTACATCACCGTGCTGCCTAAGGGCACGGAGTTTGTGGTCTTCAGTATCGATGGCTCCTTTGCTGCCAGCGTGTCCATCATGGGCAGTGACCCCAAAGTGCGGGCTGGGGCCGTGGATGTGGTGCG GCACTGGCAGGACCTGGGCTACCTCATCATCTATGTGACGGGCCGGCCTGACATGCAGAAGCAGCGAGTGGTGGCATGGCTGGCCCAACACAACTTCCCCCACGGCGTGGTGTCCTTCTGTGATGGCCTGGTGCACGACCCGCTCCGGCACAAAGCCAACTTCCTGAAGCTTCTCATCTCTGAG CTGCACTTGCGCGTGCACGCAGCCTATGGCTCCACCAAGGACGTGGCGGTTTACAGCTCCATCAGTCTGTCCCCCATGCAGATCTACATTGTGGGCCGGCCCACCAAGAAACTGCAGCAGCAGTGTCAG TTCATCACGGATGGCTATGCGGCCCACCTGGCCCAGCTCAAGTATAACCACCGGGCACGGCCAGCCCGCAACACGGCCACACGCATGGCACTGCGAAAAGGTAGCTTTGGCCTGCCTGGCCAGGGCGACTTCCTGCGCTCCCGGAACCACCTGCTCCGCACCATCTCAGCCCAGCCTAGTGGGCCCAGCCACCGGCATGAGCGGACGCAGAGCCAAGCAGACGGCGAGCAGCGGGGACAACGCAGCATGAGCATGGCAGCCAGCTGCTGGGGCCGTACCACGGCCGGCCGGCTTGAGCCGGGGGCAGCCACAGGTCCCAAGTAG